The Arthrobacter oryzae DNA window AACAACCAGCACCGGCTTCTGGGAAGTCTGGGATGCAGTGGGAGTAGTCACCGTCCTAGACTACTTGGGCGCCTGCCGCGTCGCACCTTGAGGCGGCCCCCGGCGGCCTTAATCGGCCCCGGTCGTTAGGGATCTCACACTGCAGCCGGCACCGACGGGGTCAGTAGCGCTTTGATGCCTGCGGATTGGCGGCGAGTTCGGCCTCGACCTCTGCGTGGAACTTCTTCTCGACAAAGAAAGAGAGGAACGGAACCACACCGCCCAGGGCCAGGACGATCAGCTTCGCGAACGGCCACCGCATCAGCGACCACAGGCGGAAGTTGGACATCAGGTACACGACGTACATCCAGCCGTGCACAATCAGTACCGCCACCGAGAGGTTCACTCCCCCCAGCACGCCCTGCGGCTCAGCGTCGGCAAACCCGATACCGAACGGCTGGCCGGTCACGGCGTTGGTTCCGCCTGCGAACAGGTACTGGCCGAACGCGTAGCGGGCAACCAGTTCTGCGCACAGCAGCAGGAGCATCCCGCCCGTGAGGTATGCGAGGACTTTGTAAAACTTCAGGGCCGAACGGATCTGGGCTTCGGTGCCGCCAAACCTACGCTTCTTGCCCGGTTTTCCGGTGCCTGAACCGGGGCGCGATGCGCTGGTCTGAGACGGCTGTGGCTGGATGGCCGGCTTGGGGTCGATCATGGCTGTACCTTTTGTTCGGAAGGGCTGGATTGCTCGGGAGGGCCGGAATTGTCATGGTGCTGGCCGTGGTCGTCGTCCTCGTCGTCCTCAAGGTCCCGACGGTAGTCGTCCTTCACCATGCGCCACCAGATGAACAGCGCGAAGCCGGCGAACACAATCCACTCCACGGAGTAGAAGAGGTTTAGCCAGTTCACCTGCTGGGCCGGGGGCTGCGGGCCGATGCGCAGGGGCTTTAGCTCGCTGCCGGCAGCCGCGGCGCTGACGTCGGAGCCTCCGGCCACCTCGGACGTGGCGGCGACGAACCCCGGATAGCTGCTGACTTCCCAGACGTTGATCAGTTCGGCCACGGACACCGCAGTCGCGAATCCGCTTTCGGGGGCGGTGTTGGGCAGCGGCGCCTCGGACGGCAGGAGCCGTCCGGTCAGTTCAATAACGCCCGACGGCGGCGGCCCGGCTTCCGCCGTATCGGCCACCCATCCGCGCGCCACCGGGATCCATGTCCGGGGTGATGCGCCAACGCCGCTGAGGACGGGGGCATCCTGGACCGCAAACGCCGAGACAACCCAATAGCCAGTGGCGCCGCCGTTGAGGCGGCCCGGAACCAGCACCTGTTTGTCGGGATCGTAGGTTCCTTTGGCGGTGACCATCTGGTCCGCCACGGAGCCGAGGAAGAAGTCACCCGGCTGCAGTACCGAGATGAGCGGCTTGCTCTCCTCAGTGCCGGACGAAACAGGCGCCTCCGGCTGGGTTGACCTGCCGAATTGCCACTGGCTCAGCAGCACGAAAACCCCGGAAATAACGATCGCAAACACCAGGCCTGCGATCCAGCGGGGTTTGAGGGCAGT harbors:
- a CDS encoding DUF3817 domain-containing protein; translation: MIDPKPAIQPQPSQTSASRPGSGTGKPGKKRRFGGTEAQIRSALKFYKVLAYLTGGMLLLLCAELVARYAFGQYLFAGGTNAVTGQPFGIGFADAEPQGVLGGVNLSVAVLIVHGWMYVVYLMSNFRLWSLMRWPFAKLIVLALGGVVPFLSFFVEKKFHAEVEAELAANPQASKRY
- a CDS encoding SURF1 family protein — translated: MLKTALKPRWIAGLVFAIVISGVFVLLSQWQFGRSTQPEAPVSSGTEESKPLISVLQPGDFFLGSVADQMVTAKGTYDPDKQVLVPGRLNGGATGYWVVSAFAVQDAPVLSGVGASPRTWIPVARGWVADTAEAGPPPSGVIELTGRLLPSEAPLPNTAPESGFATAVSVAELINVWEVSSYPGFVAATSEVAGGSDVSAAAAGSELKPLRIGPQPPAQQVNWLNLFYSVEWIVFAGFALFIWWRMVKDDYRRDLEDDEDDDHGQHHDNSGPPEQSSPSEQKVQP